TCCGCACCGCGGTCGACCGCTACATCTCGGACTTCGAGAAGCTGCTCGCCGACGTCGCGCGCAACGACCGCGACAAGGTCATGACGCAGACCTATCTCACCTCGGATACCGGCAAGGTCTACACCATGCTGGCCCATGCCGCCGGCCGCTTCAACTGAGCGGATCGGTACTGGAACAGAGAACGGCCGCCCCTCGGGGCGGCCGTTCTGCTTTCGGGGAAGGTCGAGAAACCTGCGCCTGCCAACCCATTTTTCACCGCCCGAAACCTTAAAATCGGATGCCCGCCCCTCTATATGCCTTCCGACACAGATGGAACGCAGGGGAAGAGAAGCGAAAATGATGTCGATACAAGGATTTGGCCGCGCGCTCGCAATGGTTGCCGTGGCGCTGATGGTGGTGATGACCGTGGTGGACGTCGCCGAGGCCCGCCGCGCCGGCGGCGGTTTCGGCAGCCGCGGCACGCGCACCTTCTCGACGCCCTCGACGACGCGCACCGCGCCGACCGACGCCATGCCGATCGACCGGACCATGACGCGCCAGCCATCCGCGCAGCAGCCTTCCGCAGGCCGCAACACGACGGCCAACCCACGCCCCGGCCTGTTCGGCGGCTTCGGCGGCTCGCTTCTCGGCGGTCTCATGCTGGGCGGCCTCGTCGGCATGTTCCTCGGCCACGGGCTCGGCGGCGGCGTCGGCTTCCTCGGCCTCATCCTGCAGGTGCTGCTGATCGCCGGCGTCTTCATGTTCCTGCGCCGCATGTTCACGCAGACGAACGCACCCGCCTATTCCGGCAATGCGCGAGGCCAGTACAGCAATGGCGGCTCCGATTTCGAGATCCCGCGCATCGGCGGCGGTGGCCGGCAGGCGCCGCAGCCGAAGGCCGGTGACGAGATCGGCGTCCAGCAGAAAGACCTCGACCAGTTCGAGGACCTGCTGAAGGAATTGCAGGCAGCCTATGCAGCCGAGGATTTCCGCACGCTTCGCCAGATCACAACGCCGGAAGCGATGTCCTATCTCGCGGAGGAAATCGGCGACAACGCCACGAAGGGCCTTCGCAACGAGGTCCGCGACATCCATCTCGTCCAAGGCGACGTGGCGGAAGCCTGGCGGGAAGGCGCGGATGACTACGCGACCGTCGCGATGCGCTATGAAAGCATCGACGTGATGCGCGACCGGTCGAGCGGCCGTGTCGTTTCCGGCGATCCGGACAATCTCACCGAGGCCGTGGAAGTGTGGACGTTCCTGCGCCGCAACGGCGGCGAGTGGAAAGTCTCGGCCATCCAGGGCGTCGAAGCCGCGTGATGCAGGGGCGCCTGCCCCTCATCCCGCTGCCGCGACCTTCTCCCCGCAAGCGGGGAGAAGGCGAGGATGCCCGCCTTTCCTGAAACGTTCAGGTCCTTGGGAAGGGAAACCCTATCATCCCTCCCTTCGCCCCGCTTGCGGGGAGAAGGTGGCCGGCAGGCTAGATGAAGAACATTTTCTGGAGGGACGCTCGCTCTCGTTCCGCTGCCGCGACACTCTCCCCGCAAGCGGAGAGAAGGCGAGGATGCCTGCCTTTCCTGAAACATTCAGGTCCTTTGGAAGGGA
The Shinella zoogloeoides DNA segment above includes these coding regions:
- a CDS encoding Tim44 domain-containing protein, whose protein sequence is MSIQGFGRALAMVAVALMVVMTVVDVAEARRAGGGFGSRGTRTFSTPSTTRTAPTDAMPIDRTMTRQPSAQQPSAGRNTTANPRPGLFGGFGGSLLGGLMLGGLVGMFLGHGLGGGVGFLGLILQVLLIAGVFMFLRRMFTQTNAPAYSGNARGQYSNGGSDFEIPRIGGGGRQAPQPKAGDEIGVQQKDLDQFEDLLKELQAAYAAEDFRTLRQITTPEAMSYLAEEIGDNATKGLRNEVRDIHLVQGDVAEAWREGADDYATVAMRYESIDVMRDRSSGRVVSGDPDNLTEAVEVWTFLRRNGGEWKVSAIQGVEAA